The DNA segment TACAAACAGACATCAGGCTTCTACAGGATAAAAAAACACCTCTGCGCGCCCGCTTCAACACCTTATTAAACAGGCCGGACACGATTCAGATCACTATGCCTGATTCCATTGTGCTGAATGTCATTGAAACTGCATACAGGAAAGATAGCCTGCTGTCTGCCAATCCCATACTGGAAGCCTTTAACTTAAAACTGAGATCCGCCCTGGCGCAAGAGGAGGTGGCACGCAAACAAGGATTACCCAAATTTGGTGTAGGGCTCGATTATGTAGTCGTTGGAGAAGGTACCATGACCGTTCCGAATAATGGCAAAGACGTGCTGATGCCGATGGTCAGTATGAGCCTGCCCATATTCAGAGGCAAATATAAGGCCGCGGTAAAGGAGGCGCAGTTTACTCAAACAGCTATTGCCTCTGCTAAAACAGATTTTGAAAATGGCCTGATCAGCACTTATGAAATGACATGGTTTGAATTGGACAGGGCCAGCCAGCTTATAACACTTTATCACTCACAAACTGAAAAAACGAACCAGGTACTCAACCTTCTGTTAACCGCCTATAGTAACTCAGGGAAAGACTTTGAAGAGGTATTACGGATGCAACAGGAGCTACTAAAATATCAAATGGCTGAAACGACTGCCATTAAAGACTATTACACAGCTTTGGCCAAACTTGATTATTTAACGGCAAAATCGGAATAACATGAAGAATCTTAACAGAAAGACCGTCTATATTGCACTGGGGACCTTGATCACAGGTTTCTTTTTAGGCTGGGGTTTCTTTGGTGGAACTCCCGAAAGTACAGTCAACAAACACCAGCATATTAGCTCTGAAAAGACCATTTGG comes from the Flavobacteriales bacterium genome and includes:
- a CDS encoding TolC family protein, with amino-acid sequence MKTTYFYIFLFISTINPCISQNLDEYLKAAAENNPGLKAKYAEFEAAMQRVVQVNTLPDPTLSFGYFISPVETRVGPQRAKFGLSQMFPWFGTLAAKGEMTSLMAEAKYQEFLNAKNELYYHVKAAWYPLYETNKLILLQQENIEILTTFKQIATTSFKNGQGSMTDAIRTDIMMENIQTDIRLLQDKKTPLRARFNTLLNRPDTIQITMPDSIVLNVIETAYRKDSLLSANPILEAFNLKLRSALAQEEVARKQGLPKFGVGLDYVVVGEGTMTVPNNGKDVLMPMVSMSLPIFRGKYKAAVKEAQFTQTAIASAKTDFENGLISTYEMTWFELDRASQLITLYHSQTEKTNQVLNLLLTAYSNSGKDFEEVLRMQQELLKYQMAETTAIKDYYTALAKLDYLTAKSE